One Mus musculus strain C57BL/6J chromosome X, GRCm38.p6 C57BL/6J DNA window includes the following coding sequences:
- the Pramel3 gene encoding preferentially expressed antigen in melanoma-like 3, whose protein sequence is MDTKDPPTLLDLATQSLLSNEHAAIQALEEIPRELFVPLFTAAFTGRHKNILTAIVKAWPFACLHIGALSVQEPERELLKALIESLQFLPALNSATRSPKLRILDLRQDAGCKTVCPEISTNSTICFRSCAHSEHSIFKIEGQESLSSSKSEAQPSRLPMELIVDISLDGTLRERNFFALLQNKVEQSLGSLHLCCRDLQINNLCECRHALSHLDLKCVDHLAVDESPLTEVTKLLSHTIQLDSLSLSKIACRSLNGRTFRNFITQLSHMNHLKELSLSSFCLTDHLETVLRVLSTDLEFLYLPFCGLSYSDFKFLSECSQVSHLKLLNVNNNPIYWEDCEPFYYLLQNVSSTLQHLKICYCFLTDSTISVLIPALTRCSQLRVLHFYSNQITMGMLMRILELLTPLKELKHVIYPIPVHCYGRWHFQGSLDRQKVEDVQRQLNLMLQEAERSDMNWITYSD, encoded by the exons ATGGACACCAAGGACCCGCCCACACTATTGGATCTTGCTACACAGAGTCTATTGAGTAATGAGCATGCAGCAATCCAAGCCCTGGAGGAGATCCCAAGGGAGCTTTTTGTCCCTTTGTTCACTGCTGCCTTCACGGGTAGACACAAGAATATACTGACAGCAATTGTGAAAGCTTGGCCTTTTGCCTGTCTCCACATTGGGGCATTAAGTGTGCAGGAACCTGAGCGTGAACTCCTGAAAGCCTTGATTGAGAGTCTTCAGTTCCTCCCTGCCCTGAACTCAGCTACTAG GAGCCCTAAACTGAGGATCCTAGATTTAAGGCAGGATGCTGGCTGCAAGACCGTATGTCCTGAGATCAGTACTAATTCGACAATTTGCTTTCGTTCTTGTGCTCACTCTGAGCACTCTATCTTCAAAATTGAAGGCCAGGAGAGTCTTTCAAGTTCCAAGTCTGAAGCTCAGCCCTCTAGGCTGCCTATGGAATTGATAGTGGACATTTCCCTTGATGGCACTTTGAGGGAAAGGAatttttttgctttgcttcagAATAAAGTAGAGCAGAGCCTAGGCTCTCTGCACCTGTGCTGCAGAGATTTGCAAATTAATAACTTGTGTGAATGCAGACATGCATTAAGCCATCTGGATCTGAAATGTGTTGATCACCTTGCAGTTGATGAGTCTCCTCTTACTGAAGTCACCAAACTTTTATCTCATACAATACAGCTGGACAGTCTTAGCCTGTCTAAAATCGCTTGTAGATCTTTGAATGGGAGAACCTTTAGAAATTTTATCACCCAACTGAGTCATATGAACCACCTGAAGGAGCTCAGCTTGTCTTCATTCTGCCTCACAGATCATCTTGAAACTGTCCTGAG AGTACTATCTACTGATTTGGAGTTCTTATATCTACCGTTCTGTGGACTTTCTTACAGtgacttcaagtttctctctgagTGCTCTCAAGTCAGTCATTTAAAGTTGCTGAATGTCAACAACAATCCAATATATTGGGAAGATTGTGAGCCATTTTATTATCTCCTGCAGAATGTTTCTAGCACCTTGCAGCATCTGAAAATTTGTTATTGCTTTTTAACAGATTCTACAATCTCTGTTCTTATCCCAGCCCTAACCCGGTGTTCTCAACTTCGAGTGCTTCACTTTTATTCAAATCAAATTACCATGGGCATGCTTATGAGAATTCTTGAGCTATTAACACCATTGAAGGAGCTTAAACATGTGATCTATCCCATCCCTGTCCATTGCTATGGGAGGTGGCATTTTCAAGGCAGTTTAGATAGACAGAAGGTTGAAGATGTGCAGAGACAATTGAACTTAATGCtacaggaggcagaaaggagtGATATGAATTGGATCACTTACTCTGATTAA
- the Pramel3 gene encoding preferentially expressed antigen in melanoma-like 3 isoform X1, translating to MMDTKDPPTLLDLATQSLLSNEHAAIQALEEIPRELFVPLFTAAFTGRHKNILTAIVKAWPFACLHIGALSVQEPERELLKALIESLQFLPALNSATRSPKLRILDLRQDAGCKTVCPEISTNSTICFRSCAHSEHSIFKIEGQESLSSSKSEAQPSRLPMELIVDISLDGTLRERNFFALLQNKVEQSLGSLHLCCRDLQINNLCECRHALSHLDLKCVDHLAVDESPLTEVTKLLSHTIQLDSLSLSKIACRSLNGRTFRNFITQLSHMNHLKELSLSSFCLTDHLETVLRVLSTDLEFLYLPFCGLSYSDFKFLSECSQVSHLKLLNVNNNPIYWEDCEPFYYLLQNVSSTLQHLKICYCFLTDSTISVLIPALTRCSQLRVLHFYSNQITMGMLMRILELLTPLKELKHVIYPIPVHCYGRWHFQGSLDRQKVEDVQRQLNLMLQEAERSDMNWITYSD from the exons ATGATGGACACCAAGGACCCGCCCACACTATTGGATCTTGCTACACAGAGTCTATTGAGTAATGAGCATGCAGCAATCCAAGCCCTGGAGGAGATCCCAAGGGAGCTTTTTGTCCCTTTGTTCACTGCTGCCTTCACGGGTAGACACAAGAATATACTGACAGCAATTGTGAAAGCTTGGCCTTTTGCCTGTCTCCACATTGGGGCATTAAGTGTGCAGGAACCTGAGCGTGAACTCCTGAAAGCCTTGATTGAGAGTCTTCAGTTCCTCCCTGCCCTGAACTCAGCTACTAG GAGCCCTAAACTGAGGATCCTAGATTTAAGGCAGGATGCTGGCTGCAAGACCGTATGTCCTGAGATCAGTACTAATTCGACAATTTGCTTTCGTTCTTGTGCTCACTCTGAGCACTCTATCTTCAAAATTGAAGGCCAGGAGAGTCTTTCAAGTTCCAAGTCTGAAGCTCAGCCCTCTAGGCTGCCTATGGAATTGATAGTGGACATTTCCCTTGATGGCACTTTGAGGGAAAGGAatttttttgctttgcttcagAATAAAGTAGAGCAGAGCCTAGGCTCTCTGCACCTGTGCTGCAGAGATTTGCAAATTAATAACTTGTGTGAATGCAGACATGCATTAAGCCATCTGGATCTGAAATGTGTTGATCACCTTGCAGTTGATGAGTCTCCTCTTACTGAAGTCACCAAACTTTTATCTCATACAATACAGCTGGACAGTCTTAGCCTGTCTAAAATCGCTTGTAGATCTTTGAATGGGAGAACCTTTAGAAATTTTATCACCCAACTGAGTCATATGAACCACCTGAAGGAGCTCAGCTTGTCTTCATTCTGCCTCACAGATCATCTTGAAACTGTCCTGAG AGTACTATCTACTGATTTGGAGTTCTTATATCTACCGTTCTGTGGACTTTCTTACAGtgacttcaagtttctctctgagTGCTCTCAAGTCAGTCATTTAAAGTTGCTGAATGTCAACAACAATCCAATATATTGGGAAGATTGTGAGCCATTTTATTATCTCCTGCAGAATGTTTCTAGCACCTTGCAGCATCTGAAAATTTGTTATTGCTTTTTAACAGATTCTACAATCTCTGTTCTTATCCCAGCCCTAACCCGGTGTTCTCAACTTCGAGTGCTTCACTTTTATTCAAATCAAATTACCATGGGCATGCTTATGAGAATTCTTGAGCTATTAACACCATTGAAGGAGCTTAAACATGTGATCTATCCCATCCCTGTCCATTGCTATGGGAGGTGGCATTTTCAAGGCAGTTTAGATAGACAGAAGGTTGAAGATGTGCAGAGACAATTGAACTTAATGCtacaggaggcagaaaggagtGATATGAATTGGATCACTTACTCTGATTAA